The Tamandua tetradactyla isolate mTamTet1 chromosome 23, mTamTet1.pri, whole genome shotgun sequence genome includes a window with the following:
- the RNPS1 gene encoding RNA-binding protein with serine-rich domain 1 isoform X2, translating to MDLSGVKKKSLLGVKENNKKSSTRAPSPTKRKDRSDEKSKDRSKDKGATKESGEKDRGRDKTRKRRSASSGSSSTSSTSSSGSSTSTGSSSGSSSSSASSRSGSSSTSRSSSSSSSSGSPSPSRRRHDNRRRSRSKSKPPKRDEKERKRRSPSPKPTKVHIGRLTRNVTKDHIMEIFSTYGKIKMIDMPVERMHPHLSKGYAYVEFENPDEAEKALKHMDGGQIDGQEITATAVLAPWPRPPPRRFSPPRRMLPPPPMWRRSPPRMRRRSRSPRRRSPVRRRSRSPGRRRHRSRSSSNSSR from the exons ATGGATTTATCAGGAGTGAAAAAGAAGAGCTTGCTAGGagtcaaagaaaataataaaaagtccAGCACTAG GGCTCCTTCTCCTACCAAACGCAAAGACCGCTCTGACGAGAAGTCCAAGGATCGCTCTAAAGATAAAGGAGCCACCAAGGAGTCAGGCGAGAAGGATCGTGGCAGGGATAAAACCCGGAAGAGACGCAGTGCTTCCAGCGGTAGCAGCAGTACCAG CTCAACCTCCAGCTCGGGCTCCAGCACCAGCACAGGCTCTAGCAGCGGTTCCAGCTCCTCTTCGGCCTCAAGCCGCTCGGGAAGTTCCAGCACATCCCGCAGCTCCAGCTCCAGCAGCTCCTCGGGTTCTCCAAGTCCTTCTCGGCGCAGACACGACAACAGGCGGCGTTCTCGTTCCAA ATCTAAACCACccaaaagagatgaaaaggaaagaaaaaggcgGAGTCCTTCCCCTAAACCCACCAAGGTGCACATTGGGAGGCTCACCCGGAATGTGACCAAG GATCACATCATGGAGATATTTTCCACCTATGGGAAAATCAAAATGATTGACATGCCTGTGGAAAGGATGCATCCTCATCTGTCCAAAGGCTATGCCTATGTTGAGTTTGAGAATCCAGATGAAGCCGAGAAGGCACTGAAACACATGGACGGAG GACAAATAGATGGCCAAGAGATCACTGCCACAGCTGTGCTGGCCCCCTGGCCGCGGCCTCCCCCCAGGCGTTTCAGCCCTCCCAGGAGAATGCTGCCACCACCTCCCATGTGGCGCAGGTCACCCCCAAGGATGAGGAGAAG GTCCCGCTCTCCCAGGCGCAGGTCTCCTGTACGCCGGCGATCCCGGTCCCCTGGCCGCCGCCGTCACAGAAGCCGCTCCAGCTCCAACTCCTCACGATAA
- the RNPS1 gene encoding RNA-binding protein with serine-rich domain 1 isoform X1: MDLSGVKKKSLLGVKENNKKSSTRAPSPTKRKDRSDEKSKDRSKDKGATKESGEKDRGRDKTRKRRSASSGSSSTRSRSSSTSSSGSSTSTGSSSGSSSSSASSRSGSSSTSRSSSSSSSSGSPSPSRRRHDNRRRSRSKSKPPKRDEKERKRRSPSPKPTKVHIGRLTRNVTKDHIMEIFSTYGKIKMIDMPVERMHPHLSKGYAYVEFENPDEAEKALKHMDGGQIDGQEITATAVLAPWPRPPPRRFSPPRRMLPPPPMWRRSPPRMRRRSRSPRRRSPVRRRSRSPGRRRHRSRSSSNSSR; the protein is encoded by the exons ATGGATTTATCAGGAGTGAAAAAGAAGAGCTTGCTAGGagtcaaagaaaataataaaaagtccAGCACTAG GGCTCCTTCTCCTACCAAACGCAAAGACCGCTCTGACGAGAAGTCCAAGGATCGCTCTAAAGATAAAGGAGCCACCAAGGAGTCAGGCGAGAAGGATCGTGGCAGGGATAAAACCCGGAAGAGACGCAGTGCTTCCAGCGGTAGCAGCAGTACCAG GTCTCGCTCCAGCTCAACCTCCAGCTCGGGCTCCAGCACCAGCACAGGCTCTAGCAGCGGTTCCAGCTCCTCTTCGGCCTCAAGCCGCTCGGGAAGTTCCAGCACATCCCGCAGCTCCAGCTCCAGCAGCTCCTCGGGTTCTCCAAGTCCTTCTCGGCGCAGACACGACAACAGGCGGCGTTCTCGTTCCAA ATCTAAACCACccaaaagagatgaaaaggaaagaaaaaggcgGAGTCCTTCCCCTAAACCCACCAAGGTGCACATTGGGAGGCTCACCCGGAATGTGACCAAG GATCACATCATGGAGATATTTTCCACCTATGGGAAAATCAAAATGATTGACATGCCTGTGGAAAGGATGCATCCTCATCTGTCCAAAGGCTATGCCTATGTTGAGTTTGAGAATCCAGATGAAGCCGAGAAGGCACTGAAACACATGGACGGAG GACAAATAGATGGCCAAGAGATCACTGCCACAGCTGTGCTGGCCCCCTGGCCGCGGCCTCCCCCCAGGCGTTTCAGCCCTCCCAGGAGAATGCTGCCACCACCTCCCATGTGGCGCAGGTCACCCCCAAGGATGAGGAGAAG GTCCCGCTCTCCCAGGCGCAGGTCTCCTGTACGCCGGCGATCCCGGTCCCCTGGCCGCCGCCGTCACAGAAGCCGCTCCAGCTCCAACTCCTCACGATAA
- the RNPS1 gene encoding RNA-binding protein with serine-rich domain 1 isoform X3 produces MAPSPTKRKDRSDEKSKDRSKDKGATKESGEKDRGRDKTRKRRSASSGSSSTRSRSSSTSSSGSSTSTGSSSGSSSSSASSRSGSSSTSRSSSSSSSSGSPSPSRRRHDNRRRSRSKSKPPKRDEKERKRRSPSPKPTKVHIGRLTRNVTKDHIMEIFSTYGKIKMIDMPVERMHPHLSKGYAYVEFENPDEAEKALKHMDGGQIDGQEITATAVLAPWPRPPPRRFSPPRRMLPPPPMWRRSPPRMRRRSRSPRRRSPVRRRSRSPGRRRHRSRSSSNSSR; encoded by the exons AT GGCTCCTTCTCCTACCAAACGCAAAGACCGCTCTGACGAGAAGTCCAAGGATCGCTCTAAAGATAAAGGAGCCACCAAGGAGTCAGGCGAGAAGGATCGTGGCAGGGATAAAACCCGGAAGAGACGCAGTGCTTCCAGCGGTAGCAGCAGTACCAG GTCTCGCTCCAGCTCAACCTCCAGCTCGGGCTCCAGCACCAGCACAGGCTCTAGCAGCGGTTCCAGCTCCTCTTCGGCCTCAAGCCGCTCGGGAAGTTCCAGCACATCCCGCAGCTCCAGCTCCAGCAGCTCCTCGGGTTCTCCAAGTCCTTCTCGGCGCAGACACGACAACAGGCGGCGTTCTCGTTCCAA ATCTAAACCACccaaaagagatgaaaaggaaagaaaaaggcgGAGTCCTTCCCCTAAACCCACCAAGGTGCACATTGGGAGGCTCACCCGGAATGTGACCAAG GATCACATCATGGAGATATTTTCCACCTATGGGAAAATCAAAATGATTGACATGCCTGTGGAAAGGATGCATCCTCATCTGTCCAAAGGCTATGCCTATGTTGAGTTTGAGAATCCAGATGAAGCCGAGAAGGCACTGAAACACATGGACGGAG GACAAATAGATGGCCAAGAGATCACTGCCACAGCTGTGCTGGCCCCCTGGCCGCGGCCTCCCCCCAGGCGTTTCAGCCCTCCCAGGAGAATGCTGCCACCACCTCCCATGTGGCGCAGGTCACCCCCAAGGATGAGGAGAAG GTCCCGCTCTCCCAGGCGCAGGTCTCCTGTACGCCGGCGATCCCGGTCCCCTGGCCGCCGCCGTCACAGAAGCCGCTCCAGCTCCAACTCCTCACGATAA